From Tiliqua scincoides isolate rTilSci1 chromosome 2, rTilSci1.hap2, whole genome shotgun sequence, the proteins below share one genomic window:
- the KIFC1 gene encoding kinesin-like protein KIFC1, which translates to MDRGAPPAPSRLPVPGLRPKRPASSENEPPGLKRARGPAASAKRGCASGAASRPRAPPAAPSRRSQHLPGRRRPPSRSTPAAAQQPAAATVLQPVAAAARKGERKRPAWDLKGQLSDLRAKEVVYREKIQGLSGEKQALEHRLAGLGQELAQARAQIKELTGRASFLASALQTSQDQAQERLHRLAQLLAKEKQMEETLLNQAQVLGKLEEANAEMKAVNRDTVAQLEAREAELRSVEESLAWHRQEGEMLRAQLAEQAQQLHQSEMERRVLHNTVQELKGNIRVFCRVRPLLGHEKDAQKGMGHLHFPPGDKNSLVISKAEESHTGRERKDDITYEFNFDRVFPPSSSQAEVFEEIALLVQSALDGYHVCIFAYGQTGSGKTYTMEGPEEKGPDTAGLIPRAVQQVFRASREMEAKGWKYHFTANFLEIYNEALRDLLVPRPERSSELEIRRVSQCTEELHVPGLSCVPVASEEEVLKLLRVAEAHRSVAKTILNERSSRSHSLFQLHIEGHNTSQDLHTSSVLSLVDLAGSERLDKSLSRGERLKETQAINSSLSNLGLVIMALSNKEAHVPYRNSKLTYLLQNSLGGNSKMLMFVNISPLEENLAESLNSLRFAKKVNECVIGTAQANRK; encoded by the exons ATGGACCGCGGCGCGCCGCCCGCGCCCTCCAGGCTGCCCGTGCCCGGCCTGCGGCCCAAGCGGCCGGCCAGCAGCGAGAACGAGCCCCCCGGCCTG AAGCGAGCCCGGGGCCCCGCTGCGTCCGCCAAGAGAGGCTGCGCGTCGGGGGCCGCCTCCCGGCCGAGGgcgcctcctgcagccccctcgCGCCGCAGCCAGCACCTGCCCG GCCGGCGGCGGCCGCCCTCCCGCTCCACTCCAGCCGCAGCGCAGCAGCCGGCGGCGGCCACGGTCCTTCAGCCAG TGGCGGCAGCCGCGAGGAAGGGCGAGCGGAAGCGGCCTGCCTGGGACCTGAAGGGGCAGCTGAGCGACCTGCGGGCCAAGGAGGTCGTCTACAGGGAGAAGATCCAGGGGCTGTCTGGCGAGAAGCAGGCCCTGGAGCACCGGCTGGCGGGGCTGGGGCAGGAGCTGGCTCAGGCAAGGGCCCAAATTAAGGAGCTGACAGGCCGGGCCAG CTTTCTGGCCTCTGCACTGCAGACTTCTCAagaccaggcccaggagaggcTCCATAGACTGGCTCAGCTCTTGGCAAAGGAGAAGCAGATGGAGGAGACGCTCCTGAACCAGGCCCAGGTGCTTGGGAAGCTGGAAGAGGCCAATGCGGAGATGAAGGCAGTCAACAGGGACACAGTGGCCCAGCTGGAGGCCAGAGAG GCAGAGCTGCGCTCGGTAGAGGAAAGCCTGGCTTGGCATCGGCAGGAAGGCGAGATGCTGCGGGCCCAGCTGGCAGAGCAGGCGCAGCAGCTGCACCAGTCAGAGATGGAGCGGCGGGTCCTGCACAACACTGTGCAGGAGCTCAAG GGCAATATCCGTGTCTTTTGCCGTGTGCGCCCTTTGCTGGGCCATGAGAAGGATGCCCAGAAGGGGATGGGCCACCTCCACTTCCCTCCAGGTGACAAGAACAGTCTCGTGATCTCTAAGGCTGAAGAG TCCCACACTGGGCGCGAACGCAAGGATGACATCACATACGAATTTAACTTTGACCGTGTCTTCCCACCGTCCAGCTCTCAAGCAGAGGTGTTTGAAGAAATTGCGCTGCTCGTGCAG TCTGCACTGGACGGGTACCACGTCTGCATCTTCGCTTACGGACAGACAGGGAGCGGGAAGACGTACACTATGGAGGGGCCAGAGGAGAAAGGCCCAGACACTGCAGGCCTGATCCCCCGGGCTGTGCAGCAGGTCTTCAGGGCGTCCCGCGAGATGGAGGCCAAGGGCTGGAAG TACCACTTCACTGCCAACTTCCTGGAGATCTACAACGAGGCTCTGCGGGACCTGCTGGTGCCTCGTCCCGAGCGGAGCTCCGAGCTGGAGATCAGGAGAgtgagccagtgcacagaggAGCTGCACGTCCCTGGCCTGAGCTGCGTCCCCGTCGCCTCAGAGGAGGAG GTCCTGAAGCTGCTGCGGGTAGCTGAGGCCCACCGTTCAGTGGCCAAGACGATCCTCAACGAGCGGTCCTCCCGCAGCCACAGCCTCTTCCAGCTCCACATTGAGGGCCACAACACCAGCCAAGACCTGCATACCTCCT CCGTGCTGAGCCTGGTGGACCTGGCGGGCAGCGAGCGCCTGGACAAGTCTCTGTCCAGAGGGGAGCGGCTCAAGGAGACTCAGGCCATCAACAGCAGTCTCTCCAACCTGGGCCTGGTCATCATGGCCCTGAGCAACAAG GAGGCCCACGTGCCTTACAGGAACAGCAAACTGACCTACCTGCTTCAGAACTCCTTGGGAGGCAATTCCAAGAT GCTGATGTTTGTCAACATCTCTCCGCTGGAAGAAAACTTGGCCGAGTCCCTTAACTCCCTGCGCTTTGCCAAAAAA GTGAACGAGTGTGTCATTGGCACAGCCCAGGCCAACCGGAAATGA
- the PHF1 gene encoding LOW QUALITY PROTEIN: PHD finger protein 1 (The sequence of the model RefSeq protein was modified relative to this genomic sequence to represent the inferred CDS: inserted 1 base in 1 codon) produces MASEPPTPSARVTTRTSSRLTSGPWKRPAAASSPCSPAGSSTAPGWPRFWDGQDVLARWTDGLLYLGTIKKVDPLRQVCLVQFEDDSQFLVLWKDINPAAVPGEEQACCVCHSEAVSPENRLVRCEKCSHAYHQECHLPRVLGEGAWMCRQCVFAVATKRGGALKKGPYAKAMLSMKLVLPYQLRALEWDAEHLANRQQCYCYCGGPGEWNLKMLQCRQCSQWFHEACTQCLSKPLLYGDRFYIFVCCVCTGGPESVRRLPLRWVDVXHLILYHLSICCKKKYFDFEREILPFASENWDSLLLGEVSDTPKGNRYSELLSALTSHKDRFISGKEIKKRKGLFGLHLRLPPPAPPAPGGQSGDSGPPLIPDSSFLSGQGRRGKGPERRQARRLRLRQRQGRREPASSTEQHSTRERERLERALAQEVVPNAGSTNQSYGGYGGTSSAYNFRRTDARCQDSAPIRMFASFHPSANTAGTLSTSRGAALDLHDASAEHESPERSAPLLPCVASAKRPAQPLPPASSTLCVPASGPPSSTYFGAMGRLARGEAVRILARRITTDGTVQYLVEWDGGGMF; encoded by the exons ATGGCGAGCGAGCCTCCCACCCCCTCCGCCCGGGTGACCACGCGGACCAGCTCCCGCCTGACCTCGGGCCCCTGGAAGCGGCCGGCCGCggcctcctccccctgctcccccgCCGGCTCCAGCACCGCTCCCGGCTGGCCCCGCTTCTGGGACGGGCAGGATGTCCTGGCCCGCTGGACCGACGGGCTGCTCTACCTGGGCACCATCAAGAAg GTGGACCCCCTCCGGCAGGTCTGTCTGGTGCAGTTCGAGGACGACTCTCAGTTCCTGGTCCTCTGGAAGGACATCAACCCGG ccgCTGTGCCCGGGGAAGAGCAGGCGTGTTGCGTGTGCCACTCGGAGGCTGTGAGCCCAGAGAACCGGCTGGTCAGGTGTGAGAAGTGCAGCCACG CCTACCACCAGGAATGCCACCTCCCCAGGGTGCTTGGCGAGGGCGCCTGGATGTGCAGACAGTGTGTCTTTGCAGTGGCGACCAAG cGGGGCGGTGCCCTCAAGAAGGGCCCTTATGCCAAGGCCATGCTGAGCATGAAGCTCGTGCTGCCATACCAGCTCCGGGCACTGGAGTGGGACGCTGAGCACCTTGCCAACCGCCAGCAATGTTACTGCTACTGTGGAGGCCCTGGCGA GTGGAACTTGAAGATGCTGCAGTGCCGGCAGTGCTCCCAGTGGTTCCATGAGGCCTGCACCCAGTGCCTGAGCAAACCCTTGCTCTACGGGGACAG GTTCTACATCTTTGTGTGCTGTGTGTGCACAGGGGGTCCCGAGAGCGTCCGCCGCCTCCCACTGAGATG GGTGGACG GCCACCTTATCCTGTACCACCTGAGCATCTGTTGCAAGAAGAAGTACTTTGACTTTGAGCGTGAGATTCTGCCCTTTGCCAGCGAGAACTGGGACAGCCTGTTGCTGGGAGAGGTAAG CGACACACCCAAGGGGAACCGGTACAGTGAGCTGCTGAGCGCCCTGACCAGCCACAAGGACAG GTTCATCTCGGGGAAGGAAATCAAGAAGCGCAAAGGTCTCTTTGGGCTGCACCTGCgcctcccaccccctgcgccTCCAGCTCCAGGTGGACAGAGTGGTGACAGTGGGCCTCCTCTCATTCCGGACAGCAG CTTCCTTTCAGGGCAGGGCAGGCGTGGGAAGGGCCCAGAACGCAGGCAGGCCAGGCGGCTGCGGCTGCGGCAGCGGCAGGGCCGGAGGGAGCCAGCCTCGAGCACGGAGCAGCACAGCACCAGGGAGAGGGAGCGGCTGGAGAGGGCCCTCGCTCAG GAGGTGGTGCCGAACGCAGGCAGCACTAACCAGAGCTACGGCGGCTACGGCGGCACGTCCAGCGCCTACAACTTCCGCCGCACTGACGCCCGCTGCCAGGACAG TGCCCCAATCCGGATGTTTGCCTCCTTCCATCCCTCGGCCAACACAGCAGGGACTTTGAG CACAAGCCGTGGAGCCGCCCTCGACCTCCACGATGCCTCCGCAGAGCACGAGAGCCCCGAGCGGTCTGCCCCACTTCTGCCCTGCGTGGCCTCTGCCAagcgcccagcccagcccctgccCCCAGCTTCCTCAACCCTCTGCGTGCCAGCAAGCGGCCCACCTAGCAGCACCTACTTCGGGGCCATGGGGCGGCTGGCCCGGGGGGAGGCAGTGCGCATCCTGGCCCGACGCATCACCACCGACGGCACCGTCCAGTACCTGGTGGAGTGGGATGGTGGGGGCATGTTCTAG
- the CUTA gene encoding protein CutA, translating into MLPALRTASRRLLSSMAAAEPPAPGSLSAAFVTCPNEKVAKELARAVVEKRLAACVNIVPQITSIYEWKGQIEEDTEVLLMMKTRSSRISALAEFVRSVHPYEVAEVIALPIQQGNPPYLRWVEETVPE; encoded by the exons ATGCTCCCCGCGCTCCGGACGGCCTCCCGGCGCCTGCTCTCCTCCATGGCCGCGGCCGAGCCCCCCGCGCCCGGCAGCCTCTCCGCCGCCTTCGTCACCTGCCCCAATGAGAAGGTCGCCAAGGAGCTCGCCAG GGCGGTGGTGGAGAAGCGGCTGGCGGCCTGCGTGAACATCGTGCCCCAGATCACGTCCAT CTATGAGTGGAAAGGCCAGATCGAGGAGGACACGGAGGTACTGCTG ATGATGAAAACACGCAGCTCTCGCATCTCGGCGCTGGCAGAGTTTGTCCG ATCCGTGCACCCCTACGAAGTGGCTGAGGTGATAGCGCTGCCCATCCAGCAGGGCAACCCTCCTTACCTGCGGTGGGTTGAGGAGACAGTGCCCGAGTGA